The Engystomops pustulosus chromosome 4, aEngPut4.maternal, whole genome shotgun sequence genome contains a region encoding:
- the LOC140128710 gene encoding olfactory receptor 10C1-like encodes MVMTNNVTSIFLLGFSNLQNFTFPFFSLLVLLYCGTISGNLLIVVLYLVSKTLQSPMYFFITQLSLCDLLLTTDIVPVLLHTVLYGGSSITLIGCIIQFSIFATTECSECLLLSVMSYDRYVAICNPLRYPSIMSHVYCVLFVNVVWFLAFVVMLVFATIIYNLYFCGPHVIEHFYCDFDPLLKLSCSDISMIHVQVLILGSFFVVAPFLVIMMSYVYIVLTILKIPSTTGRHKAFSTCSSHLIVVSIFYGTIIIVYMFPTRGRSMTLSKVLSLMYTVLTPLLNPIIYTLRNNDFVKAFHKLLSKRT; translated from the coding sequence ATGGTCATGACAAATAATGTCACCTCCATCTTCCTTTTGGGATTTTCGAATCTTCAAAATTTCACTTTTCccttcttctccctcctggttCTTCTATACTGTGGGACAATATCAGGAAACCTTCTTATCGTGGTCTTGTATCTAGTGAGTAAAACCCTTcagtcccccatgtacttcttcattacaCAGCTGTCATTGTGTGACCTCCTGCTGACCACAGACATTGTCCCCGTCCTTCTTCACACTGTCCTGTATGGAGGAAGTTCTATCACTCTCATCGGATGCATCATCCAGTTTTCTATCTTTGCTACCACTGAGTGCTCGGAATGTCTTCTCCTgtcggtgatgtcctatgaccggtATGTGGCCATTTGTAACCCCCTCCGCTATCCCTCCATCATGAGTCATGTATATTGTGTTTTATTTGTCAATGTAGTTTGGTTTCTGGCATTTGTAGTGATGTTGGTCTTTGCAACCATTATCTATAACCTATATTTCTGTGGACCACATGTTATTGAGCATTTCTACTGTGACTTTGACCCTCTACTgaagctctcctgctctgacatATCCATGATTCATGTTCAGGTTCTTATTCTGGGATCTTTTTTTGTTGTAGCACCTTTTCTAGTAATAATGATGTCCTATGTGTACATTGTCCTCACCATCCTGAAGATCCCATCCACTACCGGAAGacataaagccttctccacctgtagctcccacctcattgtcgTCTCCATATTTTATGGGACAATAATTATTGTTTATATGTTTCCAACAAGAGGACGGTCCATGACCCTGAGTaaggtcctgtctctgatgtATACTGTGCTGACCCCATTGCTaaaccccattatatacaccctGAGGAACAACGATTTTGTAAAAGCTTTTCATAAACTTTTAAGTAAAAGGACATGA